The following coding sequences lie in one Arabidopsis thaliana chromosome 3, partial sequence genomic window:
- a CDS encoding Cyclophilin-like peptidyl-prolyl cis-trans isomerase family protein (Cyclophilin-like peptidyl-prolyl cis-trans isomerase family protein; FUNCTIONS IN: peptidyl-prolyl cis-trans isomerase activity; INVOLVED IN: protein folding; LOCATED IN: cellular_component unknown; EXPRESSED IN: central cell, male gametophyte; CONTAINS InterPro DOMAIN/s: Cyclophilin-like (InterPro:IPR015891), Peptidyl-prolyl cis-trans isomerase, cyclophilin-type (InterPro:IPR002130); BEST Arabidopsis thaliana protein match is: rotamase CYP 3 (TAIR:AT2G16600.1); Has 8486 Blast hits to 8480 proteins in 1473 species: Archae - 70; Bacteria - 2102; Metazoa - 2660; Fungi - 1083; Plants - 1079; Viruses - 4; Other Eukaryotes - 1488 (source: NCBI BLink).), whose amino-acid sequence MANPKVFFDLTVDGKPAGRIVIELFADLTPRTAENFRGLCTGERGIGKCGKPIHYKGSTFDHIVPDLMWCGGDIIFENEPIHSEELDDEYFILNHEDGPGIISMADSNGSQFQIHMKDYGLQVDGDHVVIGKVVEGLDLMRNIEKEVITTTTRTPSKPVVIADCGELSDYRSERCYLMKNIEKEVIIKTAKDNKPVVIADCGGLSDDRSERYYLINIVVACMVLMCFWSWFV is encoded by the coding sequence ATGGCTAACCCTAaagttttctttgatttgaccGTGGATGGCAAACCCGCTGGTCGGATCGTGATAGAGCTCTTCGCTGACTTGACTCCACGGACGGCGGAGAACTTCAGGGGTCTGTGTACCGGCGAGAGAGGCATCGGAAAGTGTGGTAAACCAATCCACTACAAAGGATCAACCTTCGACCATATTGTTCCCGATCTCATGTGGTGTGGAGGAGATATCATCTTCGAAAACGAACCCATCCACAGCGAAGAATTAGACGACGAGTACTTTATCTTGAACCACGAAGACGGTCCAGGTATCATCTCCATGGCCGACTCCAACGGATCTCAGTTCCAAATCCACATGAAGGACTATGGCTTGCAAGTGGACGGTGATCACGTTGTGATCGGCAAAGTTGTTGAAGGATTGGATCTTATGAGGAACATTGAGAAGGAGGTCATAACTACGACAACAAGGACGCCTTCAAAGCCTGTGGTGATCGCGGACTGCGGTGAGCTTTCAGATTATAGGTCAGAAAGATGTTATCTTATGAAGAACATTGAGAAGGAGGTCATAATTAAAACAGCAAAGGATAACAAGCCCGTGGTGATTGCGGACTGCGGTGGGCTTTCAGATGATAGATCTGAAAGATATTATCTTATAAATATAGTTGTTGCTTGCATGgttttgatgtgtttttggTCTTGGTTcgtttaa
- the CML11 gene encoding calmodulin-like 11 (calmodulin-like 11 (CML11); FUNCTIONS IN: calcium ion binding; INVOLVED IN: biological_process unknown; EXPRESSED IN: 7 plant structures; EXPRESSED DURING: LP.06 six leaves visible, LP.04 four leaves visible, LP.10 ten leaves visible, LP.08 eight leaves visible, LP.12 twelve leaves visible; CONTAINS InterPro DOMAIN/s: EF-Hand 1, calcium-binding site (InterPro:IPR018247), EF-HAND 2 (InterPro:IPR018249), EF-hand-like domain (InterPro:IPR011992), Calcium-binding EF-hand (InterPro:IPR002048), EF-hand (InterPro:IPR018248); BEST Arabidopsis thaliana protein match is: calmodulin 8 (TAIR:AT4G14640.1); Has 78552 Blast hits to 30137 proteins in 1944 species: Archae - 3; Bacteria - 1828; Metazoa - 29480; Fungi - 11871; Plants - 7631; Viruses - 160; Other Eukaryotes - 27579 (source: NCBI BLink).) has product MEEIQQQQQQQQQQQQQQQQQQQQQQELTQEQIMEFKEAFCLFDKDGDGCITADELATVIRSLDQNPTEQELQDMITEIDSDGNGTIEFSEFLNLMANQLQETDADEELKEAFKVFDKDQNGYISASELRHVMINLGEKLTDEEVDQMIKEADLDGDGQVNYDEFVRMMMING; this is encoded by the exons ATGGAAGaaattcaacaacaacaacaacaacaacaacaacaacaacaacaacaacaacaacaacaacaacaacaacaagaactgACGCAAGAACAGATAATGGAGTTCAAAGAGGCTTTTTGTCTATTCGACAAAGATGGTGATGGATGCATCACTGCTGATGAACTTGCCACTGTGATCCGCTCATTGGATCAGAACCCTACCGAGCAAGAACTTCAAGATATGATCACTGAGATCGACTCCGATGGCAACGGCACCATCGAATTTTCGGAGTTTCTCAACCTCATGGCTAACCAACTCCAG GAAACTGATGCAGATGAAGAGCTGAAAGAAGCATTCAAAGTGTTTGACAAAGACCAAAATGGTTACATCTCTGCCAGTGAG TTGAGGCATGTGATGATTAATCTTGGGGAGAAGCTAACAGATGAAGAGGTTGATCAAATGATAAAAGAGGCAGATTTGGATGGTGATGGCCAAGTCAATTATGATGAATTTGtcaggatgatgatgatcaatgGTTAA
- the CML11 gene encoding calmodulin-like 11 yields MEEIQQQQQQQQQQQQQQQQQQQQQQELTQEQIMEFKEAFCLFDKDGDGCITADELATVIRSLDQNPTEQELQDMITEIDSDGNGTIEFSEFLNLMANQLQETDADEELKEAFKVFDKDQNGYISASEVSK; encoded by the exons ATGGAAGaaattcaacaacaacaacaacaacaacaacaacaacaacaacaacaacaacaacaacaacaacaacaacaagaactgACGCAAGAACAGATAATGGAGTTCAAAGAGGCTTTTTGTCTATTCGACAAAGATGGTGATGGATGCATCACTGCTGATGAACTTGCCACTGTGATCCGCTCATTGGATCAGAACCCTACCGAGCAAGAACTTCAAGATATGATCACTGAGATCGACTCCGATGGCAACGGCACCATCGAATTTTCGGAGTTTCTCAACCTCATGGCTAACCAACTCCAG GAAACTGATGCAGATGAAGAGCTGAAAGAAGCATTCAAAGTGTTTGACAAAGACCAAAATGGTTACATCTCTGCCAGTGAGGTAAGCAAATAA